From the Chitinolyticbacter meiyuanensis genome, one window contains:
- the hrpA gene encoding ATP-dependent RNA helicase HrpA → MTQTPTLAYLQQQLDLAPARQRWALERKLRTLAERLVQGKPSDRMANELQTELDAAVASIARRRERLPRPEFDDTLPVNQKRDEIAAAIAANQVVIICGETGSGKTTQLPKICLELGRGVTGLIGHTQPRRLAARSVASRIAQELKSELGQLVGYKVRFTEKSSGDSYIKLMTDGILLAETLSDRYLANYDTIIVDEAHERSLNIDFLLGYLKQLLPRRPDLKVIVTSATIDAERFSKHFDGAPVLEVSGRTYPVEVRYAPIRSGDEDDAEIEMEEAIVRETEHLWRHDGPGDVLVFLPGEREIRETAEEFRKAKLRDAEVIPLFARLSNEDQQRIFRQSNGRRVVLATNVAETSLTVPGIRYVIDGGQARINRYSPRAKVEQLLVEKISQASARQRAGRCGRVSAGVCVRLYDEDDFNNRPAFTDPEIIRSSLAAVILRMAALKLGRVDAFPFIEAPSSRLIADGYAQLRELGAVDDNDELTRTGSQLARLPVDPRLGRMLLAGHDNGCLKEILIIAAGLSVQDPRERPFEARDAASRAHARFTDEKSDFLSYLHLWAFFEEALAGNSSNRQLVNLCHEHFLSYLRLREWRDLHRQLTDIVDDLEWKPGSAAGTYEQIHKALLTGLLGNLGMKQPENDEYLGARAIKFNIFPGSGLKKARPKWIVAGEIVETSKLYGRVVAAIEPEWVERLAEHLVKKQYFDPHWEKDSAQVVASERVTLYGLPIVNRRRVHYGKINPTEARALFIREALVKFNYKSSAKFFDHNLELLLEIEELEHKARRQDIVVDEEALFAFFDALIPADVVNGAGFEAWRKKAEQAQPQLLFLSRDYVMSHSGSRVTEEQFPPFFRLAEAKLPLAYRFEPGHPLDGVTITLPLHQLNRVNHAVFDWLVPGMLREKITLLVKALPKAIRRLCVPVPEFATRMLTELERADREAPLLPQLAQAITRGVGQPVSADELDDSELPLHLKMNYRVIDDGGQELASGRDLIAIRAQLGEAAQLTFRDEADDGGIERDGITAWDFGDLPEQLTIKRQGRKLTGYPALVDEGEACAIRLFDTAHAANEAHRAGVVRLLRIELKDHVKQLEKSVPNFQQLAIQLRTLGNADMLMDDIVTAICNRAFIGDDELPRKKKAFDEQKSRAKVRLPSVRDAVVRALSEVVAEYTPITQLLAKPGPLQHELKAQLSQLVMNGFLAATDWEQLPRLPVYLKAMRVRLDKRVQNPARDTQRGGEVAALWQRWQDELARWQREGRDTAPLLPFRWMIEELRISLFAQELRTPYPISLKRLDKAWAELTRR, encoded by the coding sequence ATGACCCAGACTCCCACGCTCGCCTATCTGCAACAACAGCTCGACCTCGCGCCCGCCCGCCAACGCTGGGCACTGGAACGCAAGCTGCGCACGCTGGCCGAACGGCTGGTACAAGGCAAGCCCTCGGATCGCATGGCGAACGAACTACAAACAGAACTCGATGCAGCCGTCGCCAGCATCGCCCGCCGCCGCGAACGGCTGCCCCGCCCTGAATTCGACGACACCCTGCCGGTCAACCAGAAGCGCGACGAAATCGCCGCCGCCATTGCGGCCAATCAGGTGGTGATCATTTGTGGCGAGACCGGCTCCGGCAAGACCACGCAGCTACCCAAGATCTGCCTCGAACTCGGCCGGGGCGTAACCGGCCTGATCGGCCACACCCAGCCACGGCGCCTGGCAGCCCGTTCAGTGGCCAGCCGCATTGCACAGGAGCTGAAGAGCGAGCTTGGCCAGCTGGTTGGCTACAAGGTGCGCTTCACCGAAAAATCCAGCGGCGACAGCTACATCAAGCTGATGACGGACGGCATCCTACTCGCCGAGACGCTATCGGACCGCTATCTCGCCAATTACGACACCATCATCGTCGACGAGGCACACGAGCGCAGCCTGAACATCGATTTCCTGCTGGGCTACCTGAAGCAGCTGCTGCCACGCCGGCCAGACCTCAAGGTGATCGTCACCTCGGCCACCATCGATGCCGAACGCTTCTCCAAACACTTCGACGGCGCACCCGTACTGGAAGTCTCCGGGCGCACCTATCCGGTGGAAGTACGCTATGCGCCGATCCGCAGTGGCGACGAGGATGATGCCGAGATCGAGATGGAAGAAGCGATCGTGCGCGAAACCGAGCACCTGTGGCGCCACGATGGCCCCGGTGACGTGCTGGTGTTCCTGCCCGGCGAGCGCGAGATCCGCGAAACCGCCGAGGAATTTCGCAAGGCCAAGCTGCGGGATGCCGAGGTGATCCCGCTGTTTGCGCGGCTATCAAACGAGGACCAGCAGCGCATTTTCCGCCAGAGCAATGGCCGTCGCGTGGTGCTCGCCACCAACGTCGCCGAAACCTCGCTTACCGTGCCAGGCATCCGCTACGTGATCGACGGCGGCCAAGCGCGTATCAATCGCTACAGTCCGCGCGCCAAGGTCGAGCAGTTGCTGGTGGAGAAGATCAGCCAGGCGAGCGCCCGCCAGAGGGCCGGCCGCTGTGGCCGGGTGTCCGCCGGCGTGTGCGTGCGGCTGTACGACGAGGACGATTTCAACAACCGCCCGGCCTTCACCGACCCCGAGATCATCCGCTCCAGCCTCGCCGCCGTCATCCTGCGGATGGCCGCGCTCAAGCTCGGCCGGGTCGACGCCTTTCCCTTCATCGAGGCACCATCGAGCCGGCTGATCGCCGATGGCTACGCCCAGTTGCGCGAACTCGGTGCCGTCGACGACAACGACGAACTCACCCGCACCGGCTCGCAACTGGCGCGATTGCCGGTCGATCCGCGCCTGGGCCGCATGCTGCTGGCCGGGCACGACAATGGCTGCCTCAAGGAGATCCTCATCATCGCCGCTGGCCTGTCGGTGCAGGACCCGCGTGAACGCCCGTTCGAGGCGCGCGACGCCGCCAGCCGGGCGCATGCGCGCTTCACCGATGAAAAATCGGATTTCCTTTCCTACCTGCACCTATGGGCCTTCTTTGAGGAGGCGCTCGCCGGCAACAGCTCCAACCGCCAGCTGGTGAACCTGTGCCACGAGCACTTCCTCTCTTACCTGCGGCTGCGTGAATGGCGCGACCTGCATCGCCAGCTCACCGATATCGTCGACGATCTGGAGTGGAAGCCCGGTAGCGCGGCTGGCACCTACGAGCAAATCCACAAGGCGCTGCTCACCGGCCTGTTGGGCAACTTGGGGATGAAGCAGCCGGAGAACGACGAATACCTCGGCGCACGGGCCATCAAGTTCAACATCTTCCCCGGCTCGGGCCTGAAGAAGGCACGGCCGAAGTGGATCGTCGCGGGCGAAATCGTCGAGACCAGCAAGCTCTACGGCCGCGTGGTCGCCGCGATCGAGCCCGAATGGGTCGAGCGGCTAGCCGAGCACTTGGTGAAGAAACAGTATTTCGATCCGCACTGGGAGAAGGACAGCGCACAGGTGGTAGCGAGCGAGCGCGTCACGCTATACGGGCTGCCCATCGTTAACCGGCGACGCGTGCACTACGGCAAGATCAATCCGACCGAGGCGCGCGCGCTCTTCATCCGCGAGGCGCTGGTCAAGTTCAACTACAAGAGCAGCGCCAAGTTCTTCGATCACAACCTCGAATTGCTGCTGGAAATCGAGGAGCTGGAACACAAGGCACGACGCCAGGACATCGTGGTCGACGAAGAAGCACTCTTCGCCTTCTTCGACGCGCTGATTCCAGCCGACGTGGTGAATGGTGCCGGCTTCGAGGCCTGGCGCAAGAAGGCCGAGCAGGCGCAGCCACAGTTGCTGTTCCTGTCGCGCGACTATGTGATGAGCCATTCGGGCAGTCGCGTCACCGAGGAGCAGTTTCCGCCGTTCTTCCGGCTGGCCGAGGCGAAATTGCCGCTGGCCTATCGCTTCGAACCCGGCCATCCGCTCGACGGCGTGACCATCACGCTGCCGCTGCATCAGCTCAATCGGGTGAACCACGCGGTGTTCGACTGGCTGGTGCCCGGCATGCTGCGCGAAAAGATCACGCTGCTGGTCAAAGCATTGCCCAAGGCGATCCGCCGCCTGTGCGTGCCGGTGCCCGAGTTCGCCACCCGCATGCTGACCGAGCTGGAACGCGCCGACCGCGAGGCCCCGCTACTGCCACAACTGGCGCAAGCCATCACCCGTGGCGTCGGCCAGCCGGTAAGTGCCGACGAGCTCGACGACAGCGAGCTGCCGCTGCACCTGAAGATGAACTACCGCGTGATCGATGATGGTGGCCAGGAGCTTGCCAGCGGGCGTGACCTGATCGCCATCCGTGCCCAATTGGGTGAAGCAGCCCAGTTGACCTTCCGTGACGAGGCCGACGATGGCGGCATCGAGCGCGATGGCATCACCGCCTGGGATTTCGGCGACCTGCCGGAGCAGCTGACCATCAAGCGTCAGGGCCGCAAGCTCACCGGCTATCCGGCCCTGGTCGACGAAGGCGAGGCCTGCGCGATCCGCCTGTTCGATACCGCGCATGCGGCGAACGAGGCGCATCGGGCCGGCGTGGTGCGGCTACTGCGCATCGAGCTCAAGGATCACGTGAAGCAGCTGGAAAAGTCGGTGCCGAACTTCCAGCAATTGGCGATCCAGCTACGGACGCTCGGCAACGCCGACATGCTGATGGACGATATCGTCACTGCCATCTGCAACCGTGCTTTCATCGGCGACGATGAGCTGCCGCGCAAGAAGAAGGCGTTCGACGAACAGAAGAGCCGCGCCAAGGTACGATTGCCGAGCGTGCGCGACGCCGTGGTCCGTGCACTCTCCGAAGTCGTGGCCGAATACACGCCGATCACCCAACTCCTGGCCAAGCCCGGCCCCTTGCAGCACGAGCTCAAGGCCCAGCTGTCCCAGCTGGTAATGAATGGTTTCCTTGCCGCCACCGATTGGGAGCAACTGCCACGGCTGCCGGTCTACCTGAAGGCGATGCGGGTACGACTGGACAAGCGGGTGCAGAATCCGGCGCGTGATACTCAGCGCGGCGGCGAAGTCGCCGCATTGTGGCAGCGCTGGCAGGACGAGCTGGCGCGCTGGCAGCGCGAAGGACGTGACACCGCGCCCCTGCTGCCGTTCCGCTGGATGATCGAGGAGCTGCGCATTTCGCTGTTTGCACAGGAGCTGCGCACTCCCTATCCCATCTCGCTCAAGCGCCTCGACAAGGCTTGGGCGGAGCTCACTCGCCGCTGA
- a CDS encoding PAS domain-containing protein has translation MVPKNSPSRLDTALLGLALLTCVMAAVVLQWWAADRIGNGIWLVHGWIALAVLGLIHLALRRAPQPEHAPAQAAALAPSNDDTVARCLPDIVWRIDYATRAVTALNANDVPGHPRAEETSAKLSALLPARVSRQYLEALITVQSTQAPQQFEYRLAAGEQDEQRAFEARLLPLSGKDCLALIRDVSDMKATEEALFNQQLFVHQIIDSSPSLIFVRDKHGRFLLVNRATQSALGHDLLVQSHTGFAEQQLPFTSGDADVLDKGETVRIVDHYTLANGRTHWFDIIKQPLIRDGEVYILSIAMDISHVKAAEAALAGNDPLSGEVADALPQPFMLVRDGNIEFANLAACLLLNTPPSGVLGRPLSAFAGNAEALLACSDFEAHPFERQRGESHPCWARRVRQGAGDAQLIIFDTSRETQDA, from the coding sequence ATGGTGCCCAAAAACTCGCCCTCGCGCCTCGATACCGCCCTGCTCGGCCTCGCGCTGCTAACCTGCGTGATGGCTGCCGTCGTGCTGCAGTGGTGGGCTGCCGACCGGATCGGCAATGGTATCTGGCTGGTGCACGGCTGGATTGCCCTCGCTGTACTCGGCCTGATCCATCTTGCCTTGCGCCGCGCGCCGCAGCCGGAACATGCCCCCGCGCAGGCCGCCGCCCTCGCCCCATCCAATGACGACACCGTCGCCCGCTGCCTTCCGGACATCGTCTGGCGCATCGACTACGCCACGCGCGCCGTCACCGCGCTCAACGCCAACGACGTGCCCGGCCATCCGCGTGCAGAAGAAACCAGTGCCAAGCTATCTGCCCTGCTGCCGGCACGGGTCTCGCGCCAGTACCTCGAAGCACTGATCACCGTGCAAAGCACCCAGGCGCCGCAGCAGTTCGAATACCGCCTGGCGGCTGGTGAGCAAGACGAGCAGCGCGCCTTCGAGGCAAGGCTGTTGCCGCTGTCGGGCAAGGATTGCCTCGCGCTGATCCGCGATGTCTCGGACATGAAGGCCACCGAGGAAGCGCTGTTCAACCAGCAACTGTTTGTGCACCAGATCATCGATTCCAGCCCCAGCCTGATCTTCGTACGCGACAAGCACGGCCGCTTCCTGCTGGTGAACCGAGCCACGCAGAGCGCGCTGGGCCACGATTTGCTGGTGCAGTCGCATACCGGCTTTGCCGAGCAGCAACTGCCCTTCACCAGCGGTGATGCCGATGTGCTGGACAAAGGCGAGACGGTACGCATCGTCGACCACTACACGCTGGCCAACGGCCGCACCCACTGGTTCGACATCATCAAGCAACCGCTGATCCGCGATGGCGAGGTCTACATCCTGTCGATCGCGATGGATATCTCGCACGTGAAGGCCGCCGAGGCCGCACTTGCCGGCAACGATCCGCTCTCCGGCGAGGTGGCCGATGCGCTGCCACAGCCCTTCATGCTGGTACGCGACGGCAATATCGAATTCGCCAATCTCGCCGCTTGCCTGCTGTTGAACACACCGCCGTCCGGCGTGCTCGGCCGACCGCTGTCGGCCTTCGCCGGCAATGCCGAAGCGCTGCTTGCGTGCAGCGACTTCGAAGCGCATCCGTTCGAGCGGCAGCGTGGCGAGAGCCATCCTTGCTGGGCACGGCGTGTGCGCCAAGGCGCGGGCGATGCGCAGCTCATCATCTTCGACACCTCGCGCGAGACGCAGGACGCCTGA
- a CDS encoding type II secretion system protein N has product MNVPAFLRLRNRTLVTAAELILVVALSWLLAGLFWRIAAPSSPDLRLSQPAEAPVARSGGWMNAPGWFGQAQTQQTAVASTLSIKLVAVIAGGEGFSAAIFTGVGPTALAARPGDELQPGVKLLAVERDRARVDNGGRSEDIMLEGREQAAAIPAAGNTMPAPSGDTPADVIANAEAAAVAAQMSPQSAATGPQLKVTRGVMAEAMQGLNIADWNKGLAPAQGGGIRITNASTQPFASLLQLQNGDVLKQANGRALGDVSDMSLVYSQFSQLNQVTLQVLRNGSLVNLQYQIQP; this is encoded by the coding sequence GTGAACGTTCCCGCCTTTCTGCGCCTTCGTAATCGCACGCTAGTTACTGCGGCCGAACTGATTCTGGTGGTGGCCCTGTCCTGGCTACTGGCCGGTCTGTTCTGGCGCATTGCCGCGCCTTCTTCGCCCGATCTCAGGCTGTCGCAGCCGGCCGAGGCGCCGGTAGCCCGTTCCGGTGGCTGGATGAATGCGCCGGGCTGGTTTGGTCAGGCGCAAACCCAGCAGACGGCGGTCGCCAGCACCTTATCGATCAAGCTGGTGGCGGTGATTGCCGGTGGCGAAGGCTTCAGTGCTGCCATCTTCACTGGGGTCGGCCCTACCGCGCTGGCAGCCCGGCCCGGCGACGAGCTGCAACCGGGCGTCAAGTTGCTTGCGGTCGAGCGTGACCGGGCTCGCGTGGACAACGGCGGGCGCAGCGAGGACATCATGCTGGAAGGTCGTGAGCAAGCGGCGGCCATTCCTGCGGCAGGAAATACCATGCCCGCGCCATCCGGCGATACGCCGGCAGATGTGATCGCCAATGCCGAGGCCGCCGCCGTGGCCGCGCAGATGTCGCCACAGAGCGCAGCCACCGGTCCGCAGCTCAAGGTGACGCGCGGCGTGATGGCAGAGGCGATGCAGGGACTCAATATCGCCGACTGGAACAAGGGCCTGGCTCCAGCACAGGGCGGTGGCATCCGTATCACCAACGCATCGACCCAGCCTTTTGCCAGCCTGCTACAGCTGCAGAATGGCGATGTGCTCAAGCAGGCCAACGGCCGTGCGCTCGGCGATGTCTCCGACATGTCGCTCGTCTACAGTCAGTTCAGCCAGCTGAACCAGGTGACGCTGCAGGTGCTGCGCAACGGCAGCCTCGTCAACCTGCAATATCAAATTCAACCGTAA
- the gspD gene encoding type II secretion system secretin GspD has protein sequence MTRLRPLVLALALLAATPAFAADDEVTLNFVNADLESTIKAVGLISGKNFVLDPRVKGTVNIVSTQPVKKSQVFPILLSALRQQGFAVVESGGTVKVVPEADAKQNYSVTTKPGSRVSGDRIITQVYPLKYESATQLVPILRPLITPNNAISAYPAGNTLVITDYADNIQRLNRIVDSIDVPPSSDVFPIRLQYASAVDVAQTVGRLMPEVNVSGVNAGAPAPEGVRRSAVVPDVRSNSLLIRSETAVHAQQIRRLVETLDQPGASGGNINVVYLKNAEATKLAATLKGILTGQDSGVAQSAGLSPNTPNTSAGGASGNAQAATTSTNASSAPTSTGASVQIGGTTVLIQADPMTNSLIITAPDNIYNNLRSVIDKLDVRRAQVYVEAMIAEVNVGKVGEFGIQWILAGGTDIVGVGLSALAPTSAANNLANIANSILSGSPSVPSGFNVGVLNANPLKGETPSLGVLASALQRTGNANILSTPNLITLDNEEAKIMVGQNIPIITGTQSSTGSNPNPFTTVDREDIGITLKVRPQVSEGGTITMNVYQEVSSIDESVNTSGSGIATKKRTIESKVLVDDGQVLVLGGLIEDKLANSQGKVPGLGDVPLFGNLFRYESRDWQKTNLMIFLRPYILRDGKASEALSNSRYQYLKAQQEGFQIPQHLFLPDLPAVQLPDKLPAAGTFPAKPPELHPAPAPQPPADAATPAPAQP, from the coding sequence ATGACCCGATTGCGCCCTCTCGTGCTTGCCCTGGCCCTGCTGGCCGCTACGCCCGCGTTCGCGGCCGACGACGAGGTCACGCTCAATTTCGTCAATGCGGATCTGGAGTCCACCATCAAGGCGGTCGGGCTGATTTCCGGCAAGAACTTCGTGCTCGATCCGCGGGTGAAGGGCACGGTGAACATCGTGTCGACCCAGCCGGTGAAGAAGAGTCAAGTATTCCCCATCCTGCTGTCGGCACTGCGTCAGCAAGGGTTTGCCGTGGTGGAGTCGGGCGGCACCGTCAAGGTGGTACCCGAGGCCGATGCCAAGCAGAACTACAGCGTGACGACCAAGCCGGGCAGCCGGGTCAGCGGCGATCGCATCATCACCCAGGTGTATCCGCTCAAGTACGAATCGGCCACGCAGCTGGTGCCGATCCTGCGACCGCTGATCACGCCAAACAACGCAATTTCCGCGTATCCGGCCGGCAATACGCTGGTGATCACCGATTATGCCGACAACATCCAGCGGCTCAACCGCATCGTCGACAGCATCGACGTGCCGCCGAGCTCGGATGTGTTTCCGATCCGGCTGCAGTATGCGTCGGCGGTGGACGTGGCGCAGACGGTTGGGCGGCTGATGCCCGAGGTCAATGTCTCCGGTGTGAACGCCGGTGCGCCGGCGCCCGAAGGCGTGCGCCGCAGCGCGGTGGTGCCGGACGTGCGCAGCAACAGCCTGCTGATCCGCAGCGAGACGGCGGTGCATGCGCAGCAGATCCGTCGCTTGGTCGAGACGTTGGACCAGCCCGGGGCGAGCGGCGGCAACATCAATGTGGTCTACCTGAAGAATGCCGAGGCGACCAAGCTCGCCGCCACGCTGAAGGGCATCCTCACCGGGCAGGACAGCGGTGTGGCGCAAAGCGCCGGGCTATCGCCGAATACCCCGAACACATCGGCGGGCGGCGCCAGCGGCAATGCGCAGGCCGCCACCACGTCGACCAATGCCAGCAGTGCACCGACTTCGACCGGCGCCAGCGTGCAGATCGGCGGCACCACCGTGCTGATCCAGGCCGACCCGATGACCAATTCGCTGATCATCACTGCGCCGGACAACATCTACAACAATCTGCGTTCTGTAATCGACAAGCTCGATGTGCGCCGCGCGCAGGTCTATGTGGAGGCGATGATCGCCGAGGTCAACGTCGGCAAGGTCGGTGAATTCGGCATCCAATGGATTCTGGCGGGGGGCACCGACATTGTCGGTGTCGGGCTCTCGGCGCTGGCGCCGACCTCGGCGGCCAACAACCTTGCCAACATCGCCAACTCCATCCTGTCGGGCAGCCCCTCGGTGCCGAGCGGCTTCAACGTCGGCGTGCTCAATGCCAATCCACTCAAGGGCGAGACGCCGTCGCTGGGCGTGCTGGCCTCCGCGCTGCAGCGCACCGGCAACGCCAACATCCTCTCGACGCCCAACCTGATCACGCTGGACAACGAGGAAGCCAAGATCATGGTGGGGCAGAACATCCCCATCATCACCGGCACACAATCGTCGACCGGCAGCAACCCCAACCCGTTCACCACCGTGGACCGTGAAGACATCGGCATCACGCTCAAAGTGCGTCCGCAGGTATCGGAGGGGGGCACCATCACGATGAACGTGTATCAGGAGGTGTCGAGCATCGACGAATCGGTGAACACCTCCGGCTCCGGCATCGCCACCAAGAAACGCACCATCGAATCCAAGGTGCTGGTCGACGATGGTCAGGTGCTGGTGTTGGGCGGCCTGATCGAGGACAAGCTTGCCAACAGCCAGGGCAAGGTGCCGGGGCTGGGCGACGTGCCATTGTTCGGCAATCTGTTCCGCTATGAATCGCGCGATTGGCAAAAGACCAACCTGATGATCTTCCTGCGCCCCTACATCCTGCGTGATGGCAAGGCCAGCGAGGCGTTGTCGAACTCGCGCTACCAGTACCTGAAGGCGCAGCAGGAAGGCTTCCAGATCCCGCAACACCTGTTCCTGCCCGATCTGCCTGCCGTGCAGCTGCCGGACAAGCTACCGGCCGCTGGCACCTTCCCGGCCAAGCCGCCGGAACTGCATCCGGCGCCCGCACCGCAGCCGCCGGCTGACGCGGCTACGCCGGCGCCGGCCCAGCCATGA
- the gspE gene encoding type II secretion system ATPase GspE: protein MSRLVPYHYARDRGVVDLAQGEADVDVLMKRGADLGALAELRRVAGKPLNVAVVDAAEYDARVSALFSDGERASATVVGDIEGDIDLSRLAQDIPEVEDLMETADDAPIIRLINALLTEALRENASDLHIEPFETRSVVRFRVDGQLRDVIEPKRALHAALVSRIKVMAGLDIAEKRLPQDGRITLRVAGRPVDVRVSTLPTGHGERAVLRLLDKSAGRLNLEKLGMIGDTLLRLEALLAQPHGIILVTGPTGSGKTTTLYAALSRMDATSSNIMTVEDPIEYDLDGVGQTQVNPRIDMSFSRALRAILRQDPDVIMIGEIRDLETAQIAVQASLTGHLVLATLHTNDAASAVTRLTDMGIEPFLLASSLLGVLAQRLARRVCADCREAYAPDAGEQAELGAAGPVYRAVGCPQCNGNGYRGRTGIYELFTVDETLRTMIHNQAPEQELKQYALGHGMRSLRQDGVRRVLAGETTLEEVWRVTRDA, encoded by the coding sequence ATGAGTCGGCTGGTTCCCTACCACTACGCGCGCGATCGCGGGGTGGTCGATCTGGCGCAGGGCGAGGCCGATGTCGACGTACTGATGAAGCGCGGTGCCGATCTTGGCGCACTGGCCGAGCTGCGCCGCGTTGCCGGCAAACCGCTCAACGTCGCAGTGGTCGACGCTGCCGAGTACGACGCTCGGGTGTCCGCACTGTTCAGCGACGGCGAGCGTGCCAGCGCTACCGTGGTGGGCGACATCGAGGGCGATATCGATCTTTCCCGTTTGGCGCAGGACATTCCCGAGGTCGAGGACTTGATGGAGACGGCAGATGACGCCCCCATCATCCGCTTGATCAACGCCTTGTTGACCGAGGCACTACGCGAGAACGCCTCCGACCTGCACATTGAGCCGTTCGAGACACGCTCGGTGGTGCGTTTCCGCGTCGACGGCCAGTTGCGCGACGTGATCGAACCCAAGCGCGCGCTGCATGCCGCGCTGGTGTCGCGGATCAAGGTGATGGCGGGGCTCGACATCGCCGAGAAGCGCTTGCCACAGGATGGCCGCATCACCTTGCGCGTGGCTGGCCGGCCGGTCGACGTGCGGGTATCTACGCTGCCCACCGGCCACGGCGAGCGCGCCGTGCTGCGCTTGCTGGACAAATCTGCAGGTCGGCTCAATCTGGAAAAGCTCGGCATGATCGGTGACACGCTGTTGCGGCTGGAGGCGCTGCTGGCGCAGCCGCACGGCATCATTCTCGTCACCGGGCCGACCGGCTCGGGCAAGACCACTACGCTCTATGCGGCACTGTCACGCATGGACGCGACCAGCAGCAACATCATGACGGTGGAAGACCCGATCGAGTACGACCTCGATGGCGTGGGTCAAACCCAGGTCAACCCACGCATCGACATGAGCTTTTCCCGTGCACTGCGCGCCATCCTGCGCCAGGATCCGGACGTGATCATGATCGGTGAGATCCGCGACCTGGAAACGGCGCAGATCGCCGTGCAGGCGTCGCTCACCGGTCACTTGGTGCTGGCGACGCTGCACACCAATGATGCTGCGAGTGCGGTAACGCGCCTGACCGACATGGGGATCGAGCCGTTCCTGCTGGCGTCTTCCCTGCTGGGCGTGCTGGCGCAGCGGCTGGCGCGCCGGGTCTGTGCGGACTGCCGCGAGGCCTACGCGCCCGATGCTGGCGAGCAGGCCGAGCTTGGTGCGGCTGGCCCGGTCTACCGTGCCGTCGGCTGCCCGCAGTGCAATGGCAACGGCTATCGTGGCCGTACCGGTATTTACGAGCTCTTCACTGTCGACGAGACCTTGCGCACGATGATTCACAACCAGGCGCCAGAACAGGAGCTCAAGCAGTATGCGTTGGGCCACGGCATGCGTAGCCTGCGTCAGGATGGTGTACGGCGGGTATTGGCCGGGGAAACCACGCTGGAAGAGGTGTGGCGAGTAACCCGCGACGCGTGA
- a CDS encoding PilZ domain-containing protein produces the protein MPLPKQEQRSALRIPIDCKVKIRTLDYGPPHYGVCTDLSVTGMTIRTLFVPRPDEEFEVYVMSPAGQSPLSARVKVKRCHEIERGKLYELGLAIVEILG, from the coding sequence ATGCCGCTGCCGAAGCAAGAACAGCGCAGTGCACTGCGCATCCCGATCGACTGCAAGGTCAAGATCCGTACGCTCGACTACGGGCCGCCGCACTACGGCGTGTGCACGGACTTGTCCGTGACGGGTATGACCATCCGCACGCTGTTCGTGCCGCGGCCGGATGAGGAATTCGAGGTCTACGTGATGTCGCCGGCTGGTCAGTCGCCGCTGTCGGCACGGGTCAAGGTCAAGCGCTGCCACGAGATCGAGCGGGGCAAACTCTACGAACTGGGGCTCGCGATCGTCGAGATCCTTGGCTGA
- a CDS encoding SPFH domain-containing protein — protein sequence MTFAITLLVIVVIFVAKTLKIIPQQNAWIRERLGRFHDVLEPGLRIVIPFVDRIAYKHSLKEIPMDVPSQVCITRDNTQLQVDGILYFQVVDPKLASYGASDYVMAITQLAQTTLRSVIGKLELDKTFEERDEINRAVVSALDEAAASWGVKVLRYEIKDLTPPAEILRSMQAQITAEREKRARIAQSEGLRQEQINLATGEREAAIQRSQGEMQAAINESEGEKQAAINRATGEAEALRLVAHANAEAIAAVASAIAHQNGIEAVNLKVAEQYVSAFANLAKTNNTMLLPTNAADIAGLVATATSVIRQQPR from the coding sequence ATGACCTTTGCCATCACGCTGCTCGTCATCGTCGTCATCTTCGTTGCCAAGACGCTGAAGATCATCCCGCAACAAAATGCCTGGATACGTGAGCGGCTCGGCCGCTTCCACGATGTGCTGGAACCGGGCCTGCGCATCGTCATTCCTTTTGTCGATCGCATCGCTTACAAGCACAGCCTGAAGGAAATCCCGATGGATGTGCCAAGCCAGGTCTGCATCACACGGGATAACACGCAGCTGCAGGTGGACGGCATCCTGTACTTCCAGGTGGTCGATCCCAAGCTCGCCTCCTACGGCGCCAGCGACTACGTGATGGCCATCACCCAGCTGGCGCAGACCACGCTGCGCTCGGTGATCGGCAAGCTGGAGCTGGACAAGACCTTCGAGGAGCGCGATGAGATCAATCGTGCTGTCGTCTCCGCGCTCGACGAGGCCGCCGCCAGTTGGGGCGTGAAGGTGCTGCGTTACGAGATCAAGGATCTGACGCCGCCAGCGGAAATCCTGCGCTCGATGCAGGCACAGATCACCGCAGAGCGCGAGAAGCGCGCCCGGATTGCCCAGTCCGAGGGTTTGCGTCAGGAACAGATCAACCTCGCCACCGGCGAGCGTGAGGCCGCGATCCAGCGCTCGCAGGGCGAGATGCAGGCCGCCATCAACGAATCCGAAGGCGAGAAGCAGGCTGCGATCAACCGTGCTACCGGCGAGGCGGAAGCGCTGCGCTTGGTGGCTCATGCCAACGCCGAGGCGATTGCCGCCGTGGCCTCGGCCATCGCCCATCAGAATGGCATCGAGGCGGTGAACCTGAAGGTGGCCGAACAGTACGTCTCGGCCTTTGCCAACCTCGCCAAGACCAACAACACCATGCTGCTGCCGACCAACGCCGCCGACATCGCCGGCCTTGTCGCCACCGCTACCTCGGTGATCCGCCAGCAACCCCGGTAA